ACATCGGCACGTATACAATAATACACAGACTATCCAACAACTCAATCGgttcaaatataaaattaatgttaCAACTTGCAGGAAACCCTATGTTTGTACTTTCTCATATCCGACCACATCAGTGAGTATGTaaccatgcacacacacacacacacacacacacagacacacacacacgcacgcacacacacacacacacagagagagagagaaataccCTCGCCTCAAGGTGTTTTTGAAGAACAAGGTGTTTTTGAAGAACTAGCCgaaatctctttttctgtgcattaatctaaaataaacaaaaaagtataaaggggttgtttgatcttttctcttcattccattacaaatagtaaatgaaatgatcagatatggtgctccgttggatttttctgacatcctttactcttccctgatgacctctggcctactttctgtaagatctgaatttctgcgatctgaattttagaatattgaatttgatgatctgaattttagaatattgaatttgatgatctgaattttagaatattgaatttgatgatctgaattttagaatattgaatttgatgatctgaattttagaacattgaatttgatgatctgaattttagaatattgaatttgatgatctgaattttagaatattgaatttgatgatctgaattttagaacattgaatttgatgatctgaattttagaatattgaatttgatgatctgaattttagaatattgaatttgatgatctgaattttagaatattgaatttgatgatctgaattttagaacattgaatttgatgatctgtattttagaacattgaatttgatgatctgaattttagaatattgaatttgatgatctgtattttagaatattgaatttgatgatctgtattttagaatattgaatttgatgatctgaattttagaatattgaatttgatgatctgtattttagaatattgaatttgatgatctgaattttagaacattgaatttgatgatctgaactTTAAAAtagtgaatttgatgatctgaattttagaatattgaatttgatgatctgaattttagaatattgaatttgatgatctgaattttagaatattgaatttgatgatctgaattttagaatattgaatttgatgatctgtattttagaatattgaatttgatgatctgtattttagaatattgaatttgatgatctgtattttagaatattgaatttgatgatctgaattttagaatattgaatttgatgatctgaattttagaatattgaatttgttgatctgaattttagaacattgaatttgatgatctgtattttagaatattgaatttgatgatctgaatttcttcttcatctgaaatcttgaatctgtattttcaaaaactgaatatttccagtcgattaattcagaacaaaatatctgctgtttgaaaatacatgtctaaacaatttcgacataaaaacatttcagatgtgttcaatttcaaaggttctatattcaacattttaaaaaattcaaattcagaactatgtaaaatgcaacataatattcagttttgttagattacacttgtcaataattcagatttattcaattcaaattcagatcattttgtcatatttctagctccatagtatgcacctgagacccgtagtgacaacttgtttgacagttgtcagactcgcaaagattgatagtgactggagtgaggacagtagttttgcaacagagcagtcatctaaagtagaggacttctctccaccaccttcacctgaagtggaggagggtgaaatgtctgtagacacagAGTTTGTTGGCTCAAACTGCTTTAACTCCCGATGCCGACgatgctttcattcattcattcattcatgctagcgaagcagcagcgcaagagagaatgagatcactaactaatctatgaacactgaacagccatatccttatactgaatgccactaaaaaagcgcaggaccaataagttcaaacctaatagcctattacaacagatttcctcatattaaatattcctcatgcattaaataaaagttagactACATACGCCCGCAGTCTAGCACGTTACGGGTTTGTTGTTCGTTACCACGGCAACCATTTGCGTgtcagggtttgtctgaaagccTCTGAGGTCTGTAGACATGACAGGTGGCAAAACTATcagaagaaaagcttaacatgtacttacaactgcattatatatctgtattttcttaattaggatgttgaaagcaagtgaagagaaagtttcattcataatgtttctacttcatttaacatgagcgctcatactggactgaagccgttctcatcatgtgatcacggaaaacatttctcagggcgtggtgagctcgtgccaggGGCGTGGTGAGCTGCGCCAGGggcgtggtgagctcgtgccaggGGCGTGGATAGTGAGCCGTTGGAAGTACAAACCTACGTAACGAAGTACCATaacgtccaataggaaaattcaactgcagtagctaccgttcaaccttaagagggcagcactaagacgtttatacaccatatattatagaatttaaacactttaaacccaactgtcaaaacatttactcgactcaatgaacaataataataaagctccattcttgcagatcattaactaaaaaaagttgttctagggtttagttaccctttaagaACATCTAATGGCTCGTTTCCACCGAGCTATACAGTACGGTACAGTACAATACGGTACGGTTCAGGTCGGTAAACCATGAATTCGGCGAGCGTTTCGACTGCCAACATTACCCTTTTTGATAGGCGTGGTGTATGCCGGAAAGTAGTAATCAACGTCACTTGATAGGCGTGGTGTATGACGGAAAGCATCGGTTGACGTCATTCGTGCGCGCGAAGAGAAGAACAATGGAGGCCTTACAGCAGATCTTGTTCTTGCTTCTCGGCATGTGGCTGTTTATAACAAGGAGGAGACAAGCTTTGTTTGATAAAAGGCTGCAGTCTGCAAGGAGAAACACAGCCGAAAAATATAGGGAAATTCGGGAAATGTTAAGGAGCTGGGACGAGACGGACAACCGCGCTATTCAAAACAAGGCAAGACAAAAACGACGGCGCAGGAGGGTAAGCTTAAACTAGCTACAGTTTTTGATGTCATGTATTACAAAGTATTCCGTCTCATGTACTGTCATGTGCTAACTAACGAATTTTCTTATCAATTAAATAACCCTACAGTGAGAATAAATAAGTACAAAAAGCCCTGCTAGTGAAACCAGGCCTTTATCTGTAAAAATCATACAACTGTGATAACTGTAAACTACAATCTATTCATTATACTAATAAAAACTGTGAAGGTTGCATTTTGAGAACAATCACTCACATGACTCTTTATATTATTACAAGCGCAAAACTAGTTGAGATTGATGACTGATTATCTGTACAGTCTGTAATTTTGCGAAGATAGTTAGTCTATATCTGTTGACTAGTGTTACTTTTTGCTTCAATGAAAGTGCCCTATCTGGTGGAGTAACACTTTCAATGCTGTAATTTTCTGTTGACTATGTATTGTTTAAGCCGGTCTATGATAGTTCAACTTTTAATTAAGGGATCTTAGCATACTGTCCATCACTGCTACATTGTTTTAACATtgttttctttgtgttttttaagtTAATCAATCTGGTGCAAAATCGGCGCTGCAGACCAACCATTTGGACTTTTAGACGCTCAAATGAGTGGTGGGATGTGATCGTTCCAGGATTCACACGCACACAGTGGGTGCACAACTTCAGGATGTCTGAAGAAACATTTCTGTTCCTTTGTGCCATGCTGCGTCCAGCAATGGAAAAGCAGGACACAAACTTCAGAGTGTGTGTTCCCCTAAAGAAAAGAGTTGCCATCGCACTATGGAAGTTGGCCACCAACAGCGACTACAGAAGTATTGGCCATCTTTTTGGAGTCAGCAAAACAACAGTGTGTCGGTGCGTCCAGGAATTCTGCGAGGCTGCTTGCATGTTGTTAGTTCCAGAACAGATTAGTTTTCCTGACCGGCAGAAGCTTAAAGAGATGGCAGCCTACTTTGAGAACCGATGGGGACTTCCACAATGTGTTGGTGCCATTGATGGGTCACACATACCCATAATAGCCCCAAAAGAGTACCACTGTGATTACTTCAACAGAAAAGGCTGGCATTCCATCATCCTGCAGGGAGTAGTCGACGGAAAAGGACTATTTTGGAGTGTATATGCAGGAATGGCTGGGAGTTTGCATGATGCTCGGGTTCTGAGACTGTCAACATTGTGGGAGCTAGTTGAGCGTGGAAGCCTTTACCCAGCTTGCACCAGGAACATCAGTGGGGTTAATGCTGGCTATTATCTGCTGGGAGACTCTGCATATCCTTTGCAGACTTGGCTCCTAAAACCATTTCCTGACAATGGCCGGCTGACAGCAGAACAATTGACCTACAACAAGAAAGTGTGCAGGGCTCGCGTAGTGGTAGAAAATGCTTTTGGGAGACTCAAAGGGAGGTGGCGGTGCCTTATGAAGAGGAATGACAGCGACATTGAACTGGTGAAATCCATGGTGTTGACTTGTTGTGCTTTGCACAATCTTTGTGAAAGTCATGGAGAGGATTACCAGCACGAATGGGACACACCTGTTACTGCAGAGCCTGTGGTGCCACTGGCACAGGGTGCAGAAGAGGAGGGCAGGGACGTACGTGAGGGTCTAATGCGGCATTTGAACAGTTAAATCTGTTG
This region of Pseudorasbora parva isolate DD20220531a chromosome 6, ASM2467924v1, whole genome shotgun sequence genomic DNA includes:
- the LOC137079094 gene encoding uncharacterized protein, whose product is MPESSNQRHLIGVVYDGKHRLTSFVRAKRRTMEALQQILFLLLGMWLFITRRRQALFDKRLQSARRNTAEKYREIREMLRSWDETDNRAIQNKARQKRRRRRLINLVQNRRCRPTIWTFRRSNEWWDVIVPGFTRTQWVHNFRMSEETFLFLCAMLRPAMEKQDTNFRVCVPLKKRVAIALWKLATNSDYRSIGHLFGVSKTTVCRCVQEFCEAACMLLVPEQISFPDRQKLKEMAAYFENRWGLPQCVGAIDGSHIPIIAPKEYHCDYFNRKGWHSIILQGVVDGKGLFWSVYAGMAGSLHDARVLRLSTLWELVERGSLYPACTRNISGVNAGYYLLGDSAYPLQTWLLKPFPDNGRLTAEQLTYNKKVCRARVVVENAFGRLKGRWRCLMKRNDSDIELVKSMVLTCCALHNLCESHGEDYQHEWDTPVTAEPVVPLAQGAEEEGRDVREGLMRHLNS